One part of the Homo sapiens chromosome 19, GRCh38.p14 Primary Assembly genome encodes these proteins:
- the ZNF552 gene encoding zinc finger protein 552: MAAAALRFPVQGTVTFEDVAVKFTQEEWNLLSEAQRCLYRDVTLENLALMSSLGCWCGVEDEAAPSKQSIYIQRETQVRTPMAGVSPKKAHPCEMCGPILGDILHVADHQGTHHKQKLHRCEAWGNKLYDSGNFHQHQNEHIGEKPYRGSVEEALFAKRCKLHVSGESSVFSESGKDFLLRSGLLQQEATHTGKSNSKTECVSLFHGGKSHYSCGGCMKHFSTKDILSQHERLLPTEEPSVWCECGKSSSKYDSFSNHQGVHTREKPYTCGICGKLFNSKSHLLVHQRIHTGEKPYECEVCQKFFRHKYHLIAHQRVHTGERPYECSDCGKSFTHSSTFRVHKRVHTGQKPYECSECGKSFAESSSLTKHRRVHTGEKPYGCSECEKKFRQISSLRHHQRVHKRKGL; the protein is encoded by the exons GGCACAGTGACTTTTGAAGACGTGGCTGTGAAATTTACCCAGGAGGAATGGAATCTCCTtagtgaggctcagagatgccTGTACCGTGATGTGACGCTGGAGAACCTGGCACTTATGTCCTCCCTGG GTTGTTGGTGTGGAGTGGAAGATGAGGCGGCACCTTCTAAGCAGAGTATTTATATACAAAGAGAGACTCAGGTCAGGACTCCTATGGCAGGTGTGTCTCCCAAGAAGGCCCACCCCTGTGAGATGTGTGGCCCGATCTTGGGAGACATTTTGCATGTGGCAGATCATCAGGGAACACATCACAAGCAGAAACTGCACAGGTGTGAGGCCTGGGGGAATAAATTGTATGACAGTGGAAACTTTCATCAGCACCAGAATGAGCACattggagagaaaccctacagaGGGAGTGTTGAGGAGGCGTTGTTTGCGAAGAGGTGTAAGTTGCATGTGTCAGGGGAGTCATCTGTCTTCAGTGAGAGTGGGAAAGACTTTTTGCTCAGGTCAGGATTACTCCAGCAAGAGGCCACTCACACTGGGAAGTCAAACAGCAAAACTGAGTGTGTGTCTCTGTTTCATGGGGGAAAAAGCCATTACAGCTGTGGAGGATGCATGAAACATTTTAGCACCAAAGATATACTCAGTCAGCACGAGAGACTGCTCCCTACAGAAGAACCTTCTGTGTGGTGTGAATGTGGGAAATCCTCTAGCAAATATGACAGCTTCAGTAATCATCAAGGAGTTCACACTAGAGAAAAACCTTATACGTGTGGGATATGTGGGAAATTATTTAACAGTAAGTCCCACCTCCTTGTACaccagagaattcacactggagagaagccatATGAGTGTGAGGTTTGTCAGAAATTTTTTAGGCACAAGTACCACCTCATTGCACACCAgagagttcacactggagaaaggccATATGAATGCAGTGATTGTGGGAAGTCATTTACCCACAGCTCTACATTCCGTGTTCATAAGAGAGTTCACACTGGTCAGAAGCCTTATgagtgcagtgaatgtgggaaatctTTTGCCGAAAGCTCCAGTCTCACTAAACACAGgagagttcacactggagaaaagccTTACGGGTGCAgtgaatgtgaaaaaaaatttaggcaaATCTCTTCACTTCGTCATCATCAGAGAGTTCACAAAAGAAAGGGCTTATGA
- the ZNF586 gene encoding zinc finger protein 586 isoform c (isoform c is encoded by transcript variant 3), whose translation MLETLTLISSLGCWHGGEDEAAPSKQSTCIHIYKDQGGHSGERPYECGEYRKLFKNKSCLTEPRRDHKHRNVRTGERPYECSKYGKLFHQKPTLHIHERFHTGQKTYECSECGKSFHQSSSLLQRQTLHTRERPYECIECGKAFAEKSSLINHRKVHSGAKRYECNECGKSFAYTSSLIKHRRIHTGERPYECSECGRSFAENSSLIKHLRVHTGERPYECVECGKSFRRSSSLLQHQRVHTRERPYECSECGKSFSLRSNLIHHQRVHTGERHECGQCGKSFSRKSSLIIHLRVHTGERPYECSDCGKSFAENSSLIKHLRVHTGERPYECIDCGKSFRHSSSFRRHQRVHTGMRPYK comes from the coding sequence GTTGTTGGCATGGAGGGGAAGATGAGGCAGCACCTTCTAAGCAgagcacgtgtatacatatatacaaagacCAGGGAGGTCATAGTGGAGAAAGGCCTTATGAGTGTGGGGAATATAGGAAATTATTTAAGAACAAGTCCTGCCTCACTGAACCCAGAAGAGATCACAAACACAGGAATGTTCGCACTGGAGAAAGGCCTTATGAGTGCAGCAAATATGGGAAATTATTTCACCAAAAGCCTACACTCCATATTCATGAGAGATTTCATACTGGGCAAAAGACCTATGAGTGCAGTGAGTGTGGAAAATCATTTCACCAAAGCTCTTCACTCTTGCAGCGTCAGACACTTCACACTAGAGAAAGGCCTTATGAGTGTattgaatgtgggaaagcctttgcTGAAAAGTCCAGTCTCATTAACCACAGGAAAGTTCACTCTGGAGCAAAGCGTTATGAATGCAATGAATGTGGGAAGTCCTTTGCTTATACATCTAGTCTCATTAAACACAGGAGGATTCACACTGGAGAGAGGCCTTATgagtgcagtgaatgtgggagATCCTTTGCTGAAAACTCCAGTCTTATTAAACACTTGAGAGTTCACACAGGAGAAAGGCCTTATGAATGCGTTGAGTGTGGAAAATCATTTCGCCGAAGCTCTTCACTCTTGCAGCATCAGAGAGTTCACACTAGAGAAAGGCCTTATGAATGTAGTGAATGTGGGAAATCCTTTAGCTTAAGGTCCAACCTCATTCACCATCAGCGAGTTCATACTGGAGAAAGGCATGAGTGCGGGCAGTGTGGGAAATCCTTTAGCCGAAAATCTAGCCTTATTATACATCTgagagttcacactggagaaaggcctTATGAGTGCAGTGACTGTGGGAAATCCTTTGCTGAAAACTCCAGCCTTATTAAACACTTgagagttcacactggagaaaggccATATGAATGCATTGATTGTGGAAAATCATTTCGCCACAGTTCTTCGTTCCGTCGCCATCAGAGAGTTCATACTGGAATGAGGCCTTATAAGTGA
- the ZNF586 gene encoding zinc finger protein 586 isoform b (isoform b is encoded by transcript variant 2): MAAAAALRAPAQVVGMEGKMRQHLLSRARVYIYTKTREVIVEKGLMSVGNIGNYLRTSPASLNPEEITNTGMFALEKGLMSAANMGNYFTKSLHSIFMRDFILGKRPMSAVSVENHFTKALHSCSVRHFTLEKGLMSVLNVGKPLLKSPVSLTTGKFTLEQSVMNAMNVGSPLLIHLVSLNTGGFTLERGLMSAVNVGDPLLKTPVLLNT; encoded by the coding sequence GTTGTTGGCATGGAGGGGAAGATGAGGCAGCACCTTCTAAGCAgagcacgtgtatacatatatacaaagacCAGGGAGGTCATAGTGGAGAAAGGCCTTATGAGTGTGGGGAATATAGGAAATTATTTAAGAACAAGTCCTGCCTCACTGAACCCAGAAGAGATCACAAACACAGGAATGTTCGCACTGGAGAAAGGCCTTATGAGTGCAGCAAATATGGGAAATTATTTCACCAAAAGCCTACACTCCATATTCATGAGAGATTTCATACTGGGCAAAAGACCTATGAGTGCAGTGAGTGTGGAAAATCATTTCACCAAAGCTCTTCACTCTTGCAGCGTCAGACACTTCACACTAGAGAAAGGCCTTATGAGTGTattgaatgtgggaaagcctttgcTGAAAAGTCCAGTCTCATTAACCACAGGAAAGTTCACTCTGGAGCAAAGCGTTATGAATGCAATGAATGTGGGAAGTCCTTTGCTTATACATCTAGTCTCATTAAACACAGGAGGATTCACACTGGAGAGAGGCCTTATgagtgcagtgaatgtgggagATCCTTTGCTGAAAACTCCAGTCTTATTAAACACTTGA
- the ZNF552 gene encoding zinc finger protein 552 isoform X1, whose translation MRWGERQGTVTFEDVAVKFTQEEWNLLSEAQRCLYRDVTLENLALMSSLGCWCGVEDEAAPSKQSIYIQRETQVRTPMAGVSPKKAHPCEMCGPILGDILHVADHQGTHHKQKLHRCEAWGNKLYDSGNFHQHQNEHIGEKPYRGSVEEALFAKRCKLHVSGESSVFSESGKDFLLRSGLLQQEATHTGKSNSKTECVSLFHGGKSHYSCGGCMKHFSTKDILSQHERLLPTEEPSVWCECGKSSSKYDSFSNHQGVHTREKPYTCGICGKLFNSKSHLLVHQRIHTGEKPYECEVCQKFFRHKYHLIAHQRVHTGERPYECSDCGKSFTHSSTFRVHKRVHTGQKPYECSECGKSFAESSSLTKHRRVHTGEKPYGCSECEKKFRQISSLRHHQRVHKRKGL comes from the exons GGCACAGTGACTTTTGAAGACGTGGCTGTGAAATTTACCCAGGAGGAATGGAATCTCCTtagtgaggctcagagatgccTGTACCGTGATGTGACGCTGGAGAACCTGGCACTTATGTCCTCCCTGG GTTGTTGGTGTGGAGTGGAAGATGAGGCGGCACCTTCTAAGCAGAGTATTTATATACAAAGAGAGACTCAGGTCAGGACTCCTATGGCAGGTGTGTCTCCCAAGAAGGCCCACCCCTGTGAGATGTGTGGCCCGATCTTGGGAGACATTTTGCATGTGGCAGATCATCAGGGAACACATCACAAGCAGAAACTGCACAGGTGTGAGGCCTGGGGGAATAAATTGTATGACAGTGGAAACTTTCATCAGCACCAGAATGAGCACattggagagaaaccctacagaGGGAGTGTTGAGGAGGCGTTGTTTGCGAAGAGGTGTAAGTTGCATGTGTCAGGGGAGTCATCTGTCTTCAGTGAGAGTGGGAAAGACTTTTTGCTCAGGTCAGGATTACTCCAGCAAGAGGCCACTCACACTGGGAAGTCAAACAGCAAAACTGAGTGTGTGTCTCTGTTTCATGGGGGAAAAAGCCATTACAGCTGTGGAGGATGCATGAAACATTTTAGCACCAAAGATATACTCAGTCAGCACGAGAGACTGCTCCCTACAGAAGAACCTTCTGTGTGGTGTGAATGTGGGAAATCCTCTAGCAAATATGACAGCTTCAGTAATCATCAAGGAGTTCACACTAGAGAAAAACCTTATACGTGTGGGATATGTGGGAAATTATTTAACAGTAAGTCCCACCTCCTTGTACaccagagaattcacactggagagaagccatATGAGTGTGAGGTTTGTCAGAAATTTTTTAGGCACAAGTACCACCTCATTGCACACCAgagagttcacactggagaaaggccATATGAATGCAGTGATTGTGGGAAGTCATTTACCCACAGCTCTACATTCCGTGTTCATAAGAGAGTTCACACTGGTCAGAAGCCTTATgagtgcagtgaatgtgggaaatctTTTGCCGAAAGCTCCAGTCTCACTAAACACAGgagagttcacactggagaaaagccTTACGGGTGCAgtgaatgtgaaaaaaaatttaggcaaATCTCTTCACTTCGTCATCATCAGAGAGTTCACAAAAGAAAGGGCTTATGA